In a single window of the Dinghuibacter silviterrae genome:
- a CDS encoding polyprenol monophosphomannose synthase: protein MNSFKHNLLEKLVIIPTYNERENISAIIRAVMDLNQDFHVLIIDDGSPDGTAAIVQEMQPQYPGLLHLEQRKGKLGLGTAYIFGFRWALERGYRFIFEMDADFSHNPADLPRLYDACTKGKGDVAVGSRYVRGGNVENWPFDRRFLSKGASIYTRLVTWMPVNDSTAGFVCYRREVLATINFDEINFVGYAFQIEMKFAAWKLGFKIVEVPITFTDRRFGTSKMNRNIVKEGILGVMKIQWQSLFKNYRIRVKNNAETIHSFSTAGS, encoded by the coding sequence GTGAATTCCTTTAAACACAACCTGTTGGAAAAGTTAGTCATTATACCCACGTACAACGAGCGCGAGAACATTTCGGCGATTATCAGGGCGGTTATGGATTTGAATCAGGATTTCCACGTGCTCATCATCGACGACGGGTCCCCCGACGGTACTGCTGCCATCGTCCAGGAAATGCAACCCCAATACCCGGGTCTGCTCCACCTGGAACAACGCAAAGGGAAGCTCGGCCTTGGAACCGCCTACATCTTCGGTTTCCGTTGGGCGCTGGAACGGGGGTATCGTTTCATCTTCGAAATGGACGCAGACTTTTCCCACAATCCCGCAGACCTCCCCCGATTGTACGATGCCTGCACCAAGGGCAAGGGCGATGTAGCCGTAGGCTCCCGCTATGTCCGGGGGGGAAATGTGGAGAACTGGCCCTTCGACCGCCGTTTCCTTTCCAAAGGAGCCTCTATCTATACCCGTCTCGTGACCTGGATGCCCGTCAACGACTCCACCGCAGGTTTTGTTTGCTACCGCAGGGAAGTCCTGGCCACCATCAATTTCGACGAGATCAACTTCGTAGGCTATGCCTTCCAGATCGAAATGAAATTTGCCGCCTGGAAGCTCGGCTTCAAGATTGTCGAAGTGCCCATCACCTTCACCGACCGTCGTTTCGGCACGTCCAAAATGAACCGCAACATCGTCAAGGAGGGCATCCTCGGGGTCATGAAGATACAGTGGCAAAGCCTCTTCAAGAACTATCGTATTCGCGTCAAGAACAACGCTGAGACGATTCATTCGTTTTCGACCGCTGGTTCCTAA
- a CDS encoding DMT family transporter, which yields MKRALIQLHIAVFLWGFTAVLGRLITLNEGLLVWWRMALTVVSLWALLLYQRRVERFGLVPLFRAFGVGCLVVLHWVFFYGSIKYANASIALVCLSSSGLFTSLLEPLFFRRRVSFQEIALGLLCMSGIYCIFQFDPHFKTGIILGVIAALLSCLFTLANKRLVTDHTSDNVTLYELTGGFLFWSLALPVYLHFFPEPSFFPGWANFGWLLLLSWLCTVLAFTLSLHALRKITPFTLTLTYNLEPVYGIILAFLVYHENRYLGGGFYIGFGLIILSVTLQMLRLLRAGRRTPAGIAS from the coding sequence ATGAAGCGCGCACTGATCCAACTGCACATCGCCGTCTTCCTCTGGGGCTTCACCGCCGTCCTCGGTCGCCTCATCACCCTCAACGAGGGACTGCTCGTCTGGTGGCGCATGGCGCTCACCGTCGTCTCCCTTTGGGCACTCCTCCTATACCAACGCCGCGTCGAACGCTTCGGTCTCGTACCCCTGTTCCGTGCCTTTGGGGTTGGCTGTCTCGTCGTCCTCCACTGGGTTTTCTTTTACGGAAGTATCAAATACGCCAACGCCTCCATTGCCCTCGTCTGCCTGAGCTCTTCCGGGTTGTTCACCTCCCTGCTCGAACCCCTTTTTTTCCGGCGCCGCGTCTCCTTCCAGGAGATCGCACTCGGGCTTCTGTGCATGAGCGGGATCTATTGCATCTTCCAGTTTGACCCGCATTTCAAGACCGGTATCATCCTGGGGGTGATCGCCGCCCTCCTGAGCTGTCTTTTTACGCTCGCCAACAAACGCCTCGTCACCGACCACACCTCCGATAACGTCACCCTGTATGAGCTGACCGGTGGTTTTCTTTTCTGGTCCCTGGCGTTGCCGGTTTACCTGCATTTTTTCCCCGAGCCCTCTTTCTTCCCCGGCTGGGCCAACTTCGGCTGGCTTCTCCTGCTCAGCTGGCTTTGCACCGTCCTGGCGTTTACCCTTTCCCTGCACGCCCTTCGCAAGATCACCCCGTTCACCCTCACCCTTACGTATAACCTCGAACCCGTTTACGGCATCATCCTGGCGTTCCTCGTATACCATGAGAACCGCTACCTCGGTGGCGGGTTTTATATCGGCTTTGGGTTGATTATCCTTTCCGTGACGCTACAGATGTTGCGGTTGCTACGCGCCGGACGTCGTACCCCTGCGGGCATCGCGTCCTAG
- a CDS encoding DinB family protein has protein sequence MIPFDLNDTLALLERTPDVLDNLLEGLAPAWLMNNEGGDSWSPHDVLCHLIECEAVNWIPRIDIILSDKEDKRFVPFDRFRNLDVMKEQPVAALLEEFKKRRTGNIAWLRSRKIGPGYNT, from the coding sequence ATGATCCCATTTGACCTGAACGACACCCTCGCCCTGCTGGAACGCACCCCCGACGTGCTCGATAATTTGCTGGAGGGCCTGGCCCCCGCATGGCTGATGAATAACGAAGGCGGCGACTCCTGGAGCCCCCATGACGTCCTTTGCCATCTTATCGAGTGCGAAGCCGTGAACTGGATTCCAAGGATTGACATCATCCTTTCAGACAAGGAAGACAAGCGATTTGTTCCATTTGACCGGTTCAGGAATTTGGACGTCATGAAAGAGCAACCCGTCGCCGCCTTGCTGGAGGAGTTCAAAAAACGCAGGACCGGCAACATCGCCTGGCTCCGGTCAAGGAAGATCGGCCCTGGGTACAATACCTGA
- a CDS encoding S9 family peptidase, with protein MRRLLFCIFTLNATAAIAQSAATAQSKKPLDHSVYDTWESIGERLISPDGQWIAYTVDIQEGDGTLYVTNPDTSYRLPIPRGYMAAFTADSRFLVFRIKPLYTDIRQARIKKKKPEDGPKDSLGILNLERKTILRAPRVKSFQLPDKEGDCVAYEAEPAGGPKPKRPLSAADLYFSRGDAADGDDAPAPKKPEGADLVFRDLNTGHEEHWQGVGEYQLARRGNLLAFGLIGRPKDSIVTRGFCVWHDEETDTILHSGYDYRKIAIDDTGRQVAFLADQDSTAALLHFFHLYYYTPGTDSAQLLVSRTTGGMKVGWTVSENGDVVFSRSGRRLLLGTAPVAPPKDTTQAETEIAHLDIWNYKDDYLQPMQLKDRDKELKRSYLSVYDLERKTFTQLADIKMPTVVPSDEGDGPLYLGITDFGKRIPLQWEGRTHKDVFAVDPVTGTVTLVRKDVDGTPTISPLGHYIAWYDMKERQYSTYTPKGGVRKISVGVRPLLADEQNDQPNEPDSYGIAGWTKGDSAVWVYDRYDIWALDPQGAGKPERLTSGRRNRDQYRYVLLDKEERAIDTRKPIWLDVFNDSTKYSGFALLNGGRPLYGPYTFRRLIRAKGADRFLFTRETFEMPADLWVGGEPSSGGGLSSAVCISAINPQQARYNWGHARLVHWTTFQGKKTDGILYVPEDFDPHRKYPMITYFYERLSDDLYHYLPPSPTPSALNIPFFVSRGYLVFTPDIRYTIGHPGKSAYDYVVSGVKTLCKNTYVDATRLGIQGQSWGGYQVAYLITATHLFKAAWAGAPVVNMFSAYGGIRWESGMNRQFQYEHTQSRIGATPWQRPDLYIENSPLFHLPQVTTPLVIMANDADGAVPWYQGIEMFTDMKRLGKQVWMLTYNGEAHNLMERRNRKDIQIREQQFFDWQLKGARPARWLTEGVPATAKGRTWGLEADGE; from the coding sequence ATGAGACGCCTCCTATTTTGCATTTTCACCCTCAACGCAACCGCCGCGATCGCCCAGTCTGCGGCCACCGCCCAGTCCAAAAAGCCGCTCGACCACAGCGTCTACGACACCTGGGAATCGATCGGCGAACGCCTGATCAGCCCCGACGGTCAATGGATCGCTTATACCGTGGACATACAGGAGGGAGACGGGACCCTGTACGTCACCAACCCCGACACATCCTATCGCCTCCCGATCCCACGGGGCTATATGGCCGCCTTTACCGCCGACAGCCGGTTCCTCGTTTTCCGCATCAAACCGTTATACACCGACATCCGCCAGGCCCGGATCAAAAAGAAAAAACCCGAGGACGGTCCAAAGGATTCCCTCGGCATCCTCAACCTGGAGCGTAAAACAATCTTGCGCGCCCCCCGCGTCAAGAGCTTCCAGCTCCCGGATAAAGAAGGCGACTGCGTCGCCTACGAGGCGGAGCCTGCCGGCGGACCGAAACCAAAGCGGCCGCTTTCGGCGGCGGACCTTTACTTCTCGCGGGGGGACGCGGCCGACGGCGACGACGCCCCCGCGCCCAAAAAACCGGAAGGCGCCGACCTCGTCTTCCGCGACCTCAATACCGGGCACGAAGAGCATTGGCAGGGAGTAGGAGAGTACCAGCTCGCCAGGCGCGGCAACCTCCTGGCCTTTGGCCTCATCGGACGGCCCAAGGATTCGATCGTCACCCGCGGGTTTTGCGTCTGGCACGACGAAGAGACGGATACGATCCTGCACAGCGGTTACGACTACCGGAAGATCGCCATAGACGATACGGGCAGACAGGTTGCCTTTTTGGCGGACCAGGATTCCACAGCAGCGCTGTTGCATTTTTTTCATTTGTACTACTACACACCGGGGACGGATAGCGCGCAATTGTTGGTCTCCAGGACGACCGGGGGGATGAAGGTGGGCTGGACCGTTAGTGAAAACGGAGACGTAGTGTTCAGCCGGAGCGGACGACGGTTGTTGCTGGGTACAGCGCCGGTGGCGCCCCCAAAGGATACAACCCAGGCGGAAACGGAAATAGCCCACCTCGACATCTGGAACTATAAAGACGATTACCTCCAGCCGATGCAGCTAAAGGACAGGGACAAGGAGCTCAAACGAAGCTATCTTTCGGTATATGACCTGGAACGCAAGACCTTTACGCAACTGGCGGATATAAAGATGCCCACGGTGGTGCCTTCGGACGAAGGGGACGGCCCGCTATACCTGGGAATAACGGACTTTGGAAAGCGCATCCCGCTGCAATGGGAAGGCCGGACGCACAAAGACGTATTTGCGGTGGATCCGGTCACGGGTACGGTCACACTGGTCCGGAAGGACGTGGACGGTACGCCCACGATCTCTCCCCTGGGACACTACATTGCCTGGTATGACATGAAGGAGCGGCAATATTCGACCTATACCCCGAAAGGGGGTGTTCGGAAAATCTCTGTGGGGGTGCGCCCCCTCCTGGCGGACGAGCAAAACGACCAACCTAATGAGCCCGACTCCTATGGCATAGCGGGTTGGACAAAGGGGGACAGTGCGGTGTGGGTGTATGACCGGTACGACATCTGGGCGCTGGATCCACAGGGCGCTGGTAAACCCGAAAGGCTGACGTCCGGCCGCCGGAACAGGGATCAATACCGGTACGTTCTCCTGGACAAGGAGGAACGCGCGATCGACACTCGGAAACCTATATGGCTGGACGTGTTTAATGACAGTACCAAATACTCGGGCTTTGCGCTGCTGAATGGCGGTCGCCCGCTGTATGGTCCTTATACATTCCGGCGACTGATCCGCGCAAAGGGTGCGGACCGTTTTTTGTTCACCCGTGAAACCTTTGAAATGCCTGCCGACCTTTGGGTGGGCGGCGAGCCGTCTTCCGGCGGCGGCCTCTCGTCCGCCGTTTGTATCAGTGCGATCAACCCCCAACAGGCCCGGTACAACTGGGGGCACGCGCGGTTGGTACACTGGACGACATTTCAGGGGAAAAAGACGGACGGCATCCTGTATGTCCCCGAAGACTTCGATCCGCACCGGAAGTATCCCATGATCACTTATTTCTACGAGCGCCTTTCGGACGACCTGTACCATTATTTGCCGCCTTCGCCCACGCCCAGTGCGCTCAACATCCCGTTTTTTGTAAGCAGGGGCTACCTCGTATTCACCCCGGACATACGGTATACCATCGGCCACCCGGGCAAAAGCGCCTATGACTATGTCGTCAGCGGGGTCAAGACCCTTTGCAAAAACACCTATGTCGACGCCACCCGTCTCGGCATCCAGGGGCAAAGCTGGGGCGGTTACCAGGTCGCCTACCTCATCACCGCCACCCACCTGTTCAAGGCAGCCTGGGCCGGCGCGCCCGTCGTCAATATGTTCAGCGCCTACGGGGGCATCCGCTGGGAGTCGGGGATGAACCGGCAGTTCCAGTATGAGCACACCCAAAGCCGTATCGGCGCCACACCCTGGCAGCGCCCCGACCTGTACATCGAGAATTCCCCCCTTTTCCACCTACCCCAGGTCACCACGCCGTTGGTCATTATGGCCAACGACGCAGACGGCGCTGTCCCCTGGTACCAGGGCATAGAAATGTTCACCGACATGAAACGCCTGGGCAAACAAGTGTGGATGCTGACGTACAACGGCGAGGCGCATAACCTCATGGAACGCCGCAACCGTAAGGACATACAGATCCGGGAACAGCAGTTTTTCGACTGGCAACTGAAGGGCGCGCGTCCGGCGCGCTGGCTTACCGAGGGGGTGCCCGCCACCGCCAAGGGGCGGACGTGGGGGCTGGAGGCCGATGGGGAATAG
- a CDS encoding dihydrolipoamide acetyltransferase family protein, whose product MAIVDLVMPKMGESIMEATILRWNKKPGEPVKQEETVLEIATDKVDSEVPSTAEGVLEEVLFQENDVVPVGTVIARIRTEVGSDAVPAPMPAPAPAAVVSAAASEPDDVEELMKAVPYQPQPVTVNGAASSGGARFYSPLVLNIASSEGITLSELEHIPGSGNEGRVTKKDILTYIEHRHAGGVKAAPGEASRLAQSVPAGSAPAADRPYAAPATTPATAPASASAATPAEPAVAVNPAAYSGQHVEIVEMDRMRKLIAKHMVDSKHTSAHVTSFAEADVTNMVLWRERIKKSFEQREGEKITFTPLFIEIIVRCLKRYPWLNSSIDGDKIIIKKDINIGMATALPTGNLIVPVIRNADQLNLVGLTKQVNGLAAAARTGKLKPEDTQGGTFTLTNVGTFGSIMGTPIINQPQVAILAVGAIKKRPVVVETKEGDSIAIRHMMYLSLSYDHRVIDGALGSTFLSAVAKELEHFDPHLTV is encoded by the coding sequence ATGGCTATTGTTGACCTGGTTATGCCGAAGATGGGCGAAAGCATCATGGAAGCCACGATCCTCCGCTGGAACAAGAAACCCGGGGAACCCGTGAAACAGGAAGAAACCGTCCTTGAGATTGCCACCGACAAAGTGGATAGTGAAGTCCCCTCCACCGCCGAAGGCGTATTGGAGGAAGTGCTGTTCCAGGAAAACGACGTAGTCCCGGTGGGGACGGTGATCGCTCGCATCCGTACGGAGGTGGGCAGCGATGCCGTACCGGCACCCATGCCCGCACCGGCTCCTGCCGCAGTTGTTTCCGCCGCTGCCTCCGAGCCGGACGACGTCGAGGAGCTCATGAAGGCCGTCCCTTACCAGCCACAGCCCGTCACGGTAAACGGCGCCGCTTCTTCCGGCGGGGCCCGCTTTTACTCTCCGCTCGTCCTCAACATCGCTTCCAGCGAAGGCATCACCTTGTCGGAACTGGAACATATCCCCGGGTCGGGGAATGAAGGCAGGGTCACCAAAAAGGACATCCTCACGTATATAGAACATAGACACGCCGGTGGTGTAAAGGCGGCGCCGGGTGAGGCGTCCCGGCTCGCCCAAAGTGTGCCGGCCGGTTCAGCTCCGGCCGCAGATCGGCCTTATGCGGCGCCGGCAACCACACCGGCAACCGCACCCGCGTCTGCGTCCGCCGCAACACCCGCCGAACCGGCGGTTGCCGTCAACCCCGCCGCTTATTCCGGCCAGCACGTAGAAATCGTCGAGATGGACAGGATGCGCAAGCTCATCGCCAAGCACATGGTGGATAGCAAGCACACCAGCGCTCACGTCACCAGCTTCGCCGAAGCAGATGTGACCAACATGGTCCTTTGGCGGGAACGTATCAAAAAGAGCTTTGAGCAAAGGGAAGGGGAAAAGATCACCTTTACCCCCCTCTTCATAGAGATCATCGTCCGTTGCCTGAAACGATATCCCTGGCTCAACAGCAGCATCGACGGAGACAAGATTATCATCAAGAAGGACATCAACATCGGCATGGCTACCGCCCTGCCCACCGGCAACCTCATCGTCCCCGTCATCAGAAACGCCGACCAGCTCAACCTCGTCGGGCTGACCAAACAGGTCAACGGTCTGGCCGCCGCCGCCCGGACGGGCAAGCTCAAACCCGAAGACACCCAGGGCGGTACTTTTACCCTGACCAACGTCGGTACCTTCGGAAGCATCATGGGGACCCCTATCATCAATCAACCCCAGGTCGCCATACTGGCCGTAGGCGCCATCAAGAAACGCCCCGTCGTCGTGGAGACGAAGGAAGGAGACAGCATTGCCATCCGGCACATGATGTACCTGTCGCTCTCCTATGATCACCGGGTGATCGACGGTGCCCTCGGATCTACCTTCCTGAGCGCGGTGGCAAAGGAACTGGAACACTTCGATCCGCACCTGACCGTATAA
- a CDS encoding CinA family nicotinamide mononucleotide deamidase-related protein: protein MEKVLASIITIGDELLIGQTVDTNSAWIAQRLNAMGIWVHRRVAVGDQRDAIWKALDDECALSSIVLVTGGLGPTADDITKPLLAEYFGGKLVVDERVLAHVQYLFEKVFRRPGPMLERNLKQAEVPDVCTVLFNRIGTAPGMWFERNGTVVVSMPGVPAEMKGLMTDEVLPRLQQHFKTPIIAHRTVFTIGMGESMIAERLTGFEAGLPDTVKLAYLPHFGTVRLRLTATGEGQDIDGLFATLCALVKDITVVAEDISLEAYIGRLLLEKGKTLATAESCTGGMLAEMLTSIPGSSRYFLGSVVSYSTSVKETLLGVDASGGVYNEATVTQMVKGVLEQIPADYAIATSGIVGPDGGSEETPVGTVWVAVGTKTRISAKVFHFRWDRGINTQLAAMNALNNLRLFVLEN, encoded by the coding sequence ATGGAAAAAGTGCTGGCCAGCATCATAACGATAGGAGACGAACTGCTGATTGGGCAGACGGTCGATACCAACAGCGCGTGGATCGCGCAACGGCTCAATGCGATGGGTATATGGGTACACCGGAGGGTCGCGGTGGGGGACCAGCGCGACGCCATCTGGAAGGCCCTTGATGACGAGTGCGCCCTTTCTTCCATCGTCCTGGTGACGGGCGGGTTGGGGCCCACCGCGGACGACATCACCAAACCCTTGCTGGCAGAGTATTTCGGGGGGAAGCTCGTCGTCGACGAGCGGGTCCTCGCGCACGTGCAATACCTGTTCGAAAAAGTGTTCCGCCGCCCGGGTCCTATGCTCGAACGGAACCTCAAACAAGCCGAAGTACCGGACGTTTGCACGGTTCTTTTTAACCGCATCGGCACGGCGCCGGGCATGTGGTTCGAGCGGAACGGCACGGTCGTCGTTTCGATGCCGGGGGTACCCGCAGAGATGAAAGGGTTGATGACCGACGAGGTGCTGCCGCGCTTGCAACAACATTTTAAAACGCCCATCATCGCCCACCGGACGGTCTTCACGATCGGCATGGGCGAGTCTATGATCGCCGAACGGCTAACGGGGTTCGAAGCCGGGCTGCCGGACACCGTCAAGCTGGCGTATCTCCCCCATTTCGGCACCGTCCGCCTCCGGCTGACGGCCACCGGGGAAGGCCAGGACATCGACGGGCTTTTCGCCACCCTTTGCGCCCTTGTCAAAGACATCACGGTGGTCGCCGAAGACATCAGCCTGGAAGCCTATATCGGGCGCCTTCTCCTCGAAAAAGGCAAAACCCTGGCGACAGCGGAGTCTTGCACCGGTGGGATGCTGGCGGAAATGTTGACCAGCATACCGGGCTCGTCCCGGTATTTCCTGGGGAGCGTCGTCTCTTATTCGACTTCTGTAAAGGAAACGCTGCTGGGTGTGGATGCGTCCGGAGGCGTTTACAACGAGGCCACGGTCACCCAAATGGTGAAGGGGGTGCTGGAACAAATCCCGGCGGACTACGCCATCGCTACATCCGGGATCGTCGGCCCTGACGGCGGTTCCGAAGAGACGCCGGTGGGCACCGTGTGGGTGGCGGTCGGGACCAAAACGCGCATCAGTGCCAAGGTATTCCATTTCCGGTGGGACCGGGGTATCAATACGCAACTGGCCGCGATGAATGCACTCAACAACTTACGGTTGTTTGTGCTGGAAAACTAG
- the dacB gene encoding D-alanyl-D-alanine carboxypeptidase/D-alanyl-D-alanine endopeptidase, translating to MRTLLFWISVTVISARAAGQTTPPAGTPAATRGAKAATKTATTGAATPAATKTAPAAAAAKTAPTAGGATAKPAQAPAKPSPLGARLAQALKALRADPQMTHAIYGFYIKDSATGKAIWDENSQTGLAPASCQKVIVSTASLELLGEDFQYQTRIGYDGSIQNGVLRGNLYIIASGDPSLGSWRYAGSRPEEVMEAIHSILQASGITRIEGNLLLDDHTFPLQPVPRGWVWEDLGNYYGAGAQGLNWHENQYDLDLEPGDRVGDSVRIVAQRPALEGDTLLNELTTGPKGSGDQSNIYWAPLTKLGYVNGSIPADGKNITIAGSIPDPGRLFINALAENLKTWNIALDGSVQNSLDYTRAHRAFPVFATVMGSLPSPSLDSLVYWFLKKSINLYGEALARTLALQKTGTAATDTGVSVIRDFWIKRGVERTAFHIQDGSGLSPQNRVTAFGLVQVLEYARKRPWFRAFYDALPVIDGMTMKSGSIGGARAYAGYVGGKDGRKYTFAFIINNYDGNGTEIQHKMWKILDELK from the coding sequence ATGCGTACTCTTCTTTTTTGGATAAGCGTTACCGTTATCAGTGCCCGCGCAGCGGGGCAGACGACGCCCCCGGCGGGCACCCCCGCGGCCACGCGCGGGGCGAAAGCCGCGACGAAAACCGCGACCACGGGAGCCGCGACCCCGGCAGCTACGAAAACCGCCCCGGCAGCGGCCGCCGCGAAAACCGCGCCCACGGCCGGCGGCGCCACGGCAAAGCCCGCGCAAGCCCCGGCGAAGCCCTCGCCGCTTGGCGCCCGCCTCGCGCAAGCCCTCAAGGCCCTGCGCGCCGACCCCCAAATGACCCACGCCATCTATGGCTTTTACATAAAAGATTCTGCAACGGGTAAGGCGATCTGGGACGAAAACAGCCAGACCGGTCTCGCCCCCGCGAGCTGCCAGAAAGTGATCGTTTCCACCGCTTCCCTGGAGCTTCTGGGGGAGGATTTCCAATACCAGACACGCATCGGTTATGATGGGTCGATACAAAACGGTGTGCTCAGGGGCAACCTGTACATCATCGCCAGCGGAGACCCGAGCCTGGGGAGCTGGAGGTATGCAGGGTCGCGCCCGGAAGAAGTCATGGAGGCGATCCACAGCATCCTCCAGGCGTCGGGGATCACGCGAATCGAGGGCAACCTGCTCCTGGACGACCATACTTTTCCCCTGCAGCCCGTACCCCGCGGGTGGGTGTGGGAAGACTTAGGCAACTATTACGGGGCCGGCGCCCAGGGGTTGAACTGGCACGAAAACCAGTACGACCTGGACCTCGAACCCGGGGACAGGGTGGGGGACAGTGTCCGGATCGTTGCGCAAAGACCGGCCCTGGAGGGGGATACCCTCCTCAATGAGCTGACGACCGGCCCGAAGGGCAGCGGTGATCAAAGCAATATTTACTGGGCACCCCTCACAAAACTGGGTTATGTAAACGGCAGCATCCCGGCAGACGGAAAGAACATAACGATTGCCGGGTCTATCCCGGATCCGGGCCGGCTTTTCATCAATGCGCTGGCCGAAAATTTGAAAACCTGGAATATTGCACTCGACGGGAGTGTGCAGAACAGTCTCGACTATACAAGGGCTCACCGGGCCTTCCCGGTTTTTGCCACGGTCATGGGCAGCCTTCCTTCGCCTTCCCTGGACAGCCTTGTCTATTGGTTCCTGAAAAAAAGCATCAACCTCTACGGCGAAGCGCTGGCCAGGACGCTGGCCCTTCAGAAGACGGGGACGGCGGCTACCGACACCGGCGTGTCGGTCATCCGGGACTTCTGGATTAAAAGAGGTGTGGAACGGACGGCGTTTCACATCCAGGATGGGAGCGGGTTATCCCCCCAGAACCGGGTGACGGCGTTTGGCCTGGTACAGGTCCTGGAGTATGCCCGGAAGCGGCCGTGGTTCCGCGCGTTTTATGATGCTTTGCCGGTGATCGACGGGATGACGATGAAAAGCGGGTCCATCGGTGGGGCTCGTGCCTACGCGGGGTATGTGGGGGGGAAGGATGGAAGGAAATATACTTTTGCTTTTATCATCAACAACTATGACGGGAATGGGACCGAGATCCAGCACAAGATGTGGAAAATCTTAGATGAACTCAAGTGA
- a CDS encoding acyl-CoA thioesterase, giving the protein MFIATTQVRVRYGETDQMDVVYHGNYVEYFEVGRVEAIRTLGITYKEMEASGVIMPVIEWTARFLRPAKYDDLLTIRTTLRELPEGHRITFHQEVLSEAGKLLTSGKVLLYFMTAGDMQRTDMPAALREKLVPFFT; this is encoded by the coding sequence ATGTTTATAGCAACGACGCAGGTCCGCGTCCGCTACGGCGAGACCGACCAGATGGATGTGGTCTATCATGGCAACTACGTAGAATACTTTGAGGTGGGCCGTGTAGAAGCCATCCGCACCTTGGGCATCACCTACAAGGAAATGGAAGCATCGGGCGTCATCATGCCCGTCATCGAATGGACCGCGCGTTTCCTGCGCCCCGCGAAATACGACGACCTGCTCACTATCCGAACGACCCTCCGGGAACTCCCGGAGGGCCACCGGATCACCTTTCACCAGGAAGTCCTCAGCGAAGCGGGGAAGCTCCTGACGTCCGGGAAAGTCTTGTTGTACTTTATGACTGCGGGGGACATGCAACGGACGGATATGCCGGCGGCGCTTCGGGAGAAGCTGGTGCCGTTTTTCACTTGA
- a CDS encoding DoxX family protein: MSKLTSTNYSEGAFNFATLILRLAFGFIILWHHGVEKLMNFSTLQYTFPDPLHIGHRISLVLVLFAEVLCGALVIIGFVTRIALIPLIITLGVALAIVHRHQGLMSTELAWLYLTAFLALLFVGPGRISVDGMLN; this comes from the coding sequence ATGAGCAAATTAACATCCACCAACTACTCTGAAGGCGCATTCAATTTCGCCACGCTTATCCTGCGGCTTGCTTTTGGCTTCATCATCCTTTGGCACCATGGCGTTGAAAAGCTGATGAACTTCTCCACCCTGCAATATACGTTTCCCGACCCGCTTCATATCGGGCACCGTATTTCGCTCGTGCTCGTGCTTTTTGCCGAGGTGCTGTGCGGCGCCCTGGTCATCATCGGTTTTGTGACCCGGATCGCACTCATACCCCTTATCATCACGCTCGGGGTTGCCCTGGCCATCGTACACCGCCACCAGGGACTGATGAGCACGGAGCTGGCGTGGCTGTACCTGACGGCGTTCCTGGCCCTGCTCTTTGTCGGGCCCGGGCGGATCAGCGTGGACGGGATGCTGAACTAA